In Candidatus Methanomethylophilus alvi Mx1201, a genomic segment contains:
- a CDS encoding ATP-dependent DNA helicase — MNDLFPYPLRPGQDGIIRLIRDSVRGGRCVVLESGTGTGKTSVSLAGALEGISGTARKVVFLTRTKSQQKQVAVEARAIGARTDVICIAVQGRGPATCPMMLSDRDLSDGTSEELSKLCAELKKGTGPAGKCSYFENIGSTEVEACISFIRARHPDPEEFRDFCAARGICPYETVKKLLPYANVVSAPYAFFFIPAIKNHFLQWMGVSDREVVVIVDEAHNLPSYLRDSMTCRCTARSLDLADSEADRNGNPLLVQDISCKDIVQLMRDIMADAQKEYLRRESDMIPPDYLGEEMMVRLGMTSAGVRDLVMRLAEVGISIEESKKAKRKLPRSHLSSLAGFICAWMSFDSYSHVFLVSGGDNPYLEAYCLDPGEAAEPLSTCLSSVSMSGTLSPLKDYAGEMGLEDPVSEVFPSPFPKENLEVFYVNDVSTKFSEINSDDGTYDRLKRYVVDIVGASDRSTAVFFPSYGVMERFVEDKVPDALGREVYFERRGMPQSELMEQISDFLGKEGSVLFAVTGGRVSEGLDFPGRQLELAVIVGIPFAHPSAKQDALIGYCQNRFGNGWDMAVRVPAVRKMRQAIGRLIRSEGDRGMAVILDRRVASLDGLDAKLTSDPVAEVRRFFQSH, encoded by the coding sequence ATGAATGACCTCTTCCCGTATCCCCTCAGACCCGGTCAGGACGGCATAATCCGTCTCATCAGGGATTCCGTGAGGGGCGGGAGATGTGTGGTCCTCGAATCAGGCACCGGTACGGGGAAGACATCCGTCTCCCTGGCCGGGGCCCTCGAGGGTATATCCGGGACTGCGCGCAAGGTCGTTTTCCTTACGCGCACAAAGTCCCAGCAGAAGCAGGTGGCCGTCGAGGCCAGGGCCATAGGGGCCCGTACCGATGTGATCTGTATAGCCGTACAGGGACGCGGTCCAGCCACCTGCCCTATGATGCTGTCCGACCGCGATCTGTCGGACGGGACTTCGGAAGAGCTTTCCAAACTATGTGCCGAACTTAAGAAAGGCACTGGTCCGGCCGGGAAATGCTCCTACTTCGAGAACATAGGCAGCACCGAGGTCGAGGCGTGCATATCATTCATACGTGCCAGACATCCGGATCCCGAGGAATTCCGGGACTTCTGTGCGGCCAGGGGGATATGTCCGTACGAGACCGTCAAGAAGCTTCTCCCATACGCCAATGTGGTGAGTGCGCCCTATGCGTTCTTCTTCATCCCTGCCATAAAGAACCATTTCCTCCAATGGATGGGCGTCTCCGACCGCGAGGTCGTCGTCATCGTGGACGAGGCGCACAATCTCCCGTCATACCTGCGCGACAGTATGACATGCCGCTGTACGGCCCGTTCGTTGGATCTGGCGGATTCCGAGGCCGACAGGAACGGTAATCCGTTGCTTGTCCAGGACATTTCCTGCAAAGATATCGTCCAGCTCATGAGGGACATAATGGCAGACGCTCAGAAGGAGTATCTGAGACGCGAGAGCGACATGATCCCGCCCGACTATCTGGGTGAGGAGATGATGGTCCGTCTGGGTATGACCTCTGCCGGGGTACGCGACCTGGTCATGAGGCTGGCCGAGGTCGGCATCTCCATAGAGGAATCGAAGAAGGCCAAACGCAAACTCCCACGTTCCCACCTGTCTTCCCTGGCCGGGTTCATATGTGCATGGATGTCGTTCGACAGCTATTCGCACGTATTCCTGGTATCGGGGGGAGACAACCCCTATCTGGAGGCATACTGTCTCGATCCCGGGGAGGCCGCCGAGCCTCTCAGTACATGTCTGTCTTCAGTGAGCATGTCTGGCACTTTGTCTCCGTTGAAGGATTATGCAGGCGAGATGGGTCTGGAGGATCCGGTATCGGAGGTCTTTCCTTCCCCGTTCCCGAAGGAGAATCTGGAAGTCTTCTACGTCAACGACGTATCCACGAAGTTCTCCGAGATAAACAGCGACGACGGGACATACGACCGTCTGAAGAGATACGTGGTGGACATAGTCGGGGCATCGGATCGCAGTACCGCGGTGTTCTTCCCCTCATACGGAGTCATGGAAAGGTTCGTGGAGGATAAAGTGCCAGACGCTCTCGGGAGAGAGGTTTACTTCGAGCGGAGGGGTATGCCGCAGTCGGAGTTGATGGAACAGATATCGGATTTCCTCGGGAAGGAGGGCTCCGTGCTCTTCGCCGTCACAGGAGGCAGGGTCAGCGAGGGCTTGGATTTCCCCGGTAGGCAGCTGGAGCTGGCCGTCATAGTCGGGATACCTTTCGCCCATCCCTCCGCCAAGCAGGATGCGCTCATAGGGTACTGTCAGAACCGTTTCGGCAACGGCTGGGACATGGCTGTGAGGGTGCCGGCGGTCAGGAAGATGAGACAGGCGATCGGCAGACTGATCAGGTCCGAGGGGGACCGCGGGATGGCGGTGATCCTGGATAGAAGGGTGGCCTCGCTGGACGGTCTGGATGCGAAGCTGACCTCGGATCCTGTTGCAGAGGTACGCAGATTCTTCCAATCCCATTAA
- a CDS encoding tRNA 4-thiouridine(8) synthase ThiI, producing the protein MKAVCLMSGGIDSPVAAYVMSKVGADIILLHMDNRPYADDRPIERAKMLAARIREETGKDIPLYVAPHGASQKAIADNADSLYQCVLCKHAMQLTAKKLCQKLGASAIVMGDSLGQVASQTLLNIRSEVKGVDFTILRPLIGYDKQEIIEIAQKIGTFEISNMPATGCTALPKKVVTEADIEKTQKFYEACDIEKLAEICADNAVMVD; encoded by the coding sequence ATGAAGGCCGTATGTCTCATGTCTGGCGGGATCGACTCGCCGGTGGCCGCGTACGTCATGTCGAAGGTGGGGGCCGACATCATCCTCCTCCACATGGACAACCGTCCGTATGCCGACGACCGCCCTATCGAACGCGCCAAGATGCTGGCGGCACGCATAAGGGAGGAGACCGGAAAGGACATCCCGCTCTATGTCGCACCTCACGGCGCATCCCAGAAGGCCATAGCGGACAATGCGGACAGTCTTTATCAGTGCGTCCTCTGCAAACACGCAATGCAGCTTACGGCCAAGAAACTGTGCCAGAAGCTCGGGGCCAGTGCGATAGTCATGGGGGATTCCCTGGGACAGGTCGCATCGCAGACCCTCCTCAACATACGTTCCGAGGTGAAGGGAGTGGATTTCACCATCCTCCGTCCGCTCATAGGGTATGACAAGCAGGAGATCATAGAGATCGCCCAGAAGATAGGGACTTTCGAGATATCCAACATGCCCGCCACCGGGTGCACCGCACTTCCCAAAAAGGTGGTCACCGAAGCAGACATCGAAAAGACCCAGAAGTTCTACGAAGCCTGCGATATAGAGAAACTGGCGGAGATCTGCGCAGACAATGCGGTAATGGTCGACTGA
- a CDS encoding exosome complex RNA-binding protein Csl4 has product MTDRQVLPGDEIAVEEEYVSSDGTYVRDGKIYASQLGTLVLDDNESIAKVVSPNPPNILKEGDIIYATIDDTRKTMATATALVAEGNRRAIASSTDATLHVSKISPDYTDNVGDEVRKGDLIRARVISTKPSLQLTTKDVHLGVVRAQCGMCKTELERKGKNLYCPKCRRSQPRKLADDYGDVKI; this is encoded by the coding sequence ATGACCGACAGACAGGTTCTTCCGGGCGACGAGATCGCAGTCGAGGAGGAGTACGTATCCTCCGACGGCACATACGTCAGGGACGGGAAGATCTACGCATCCCAACTGGGGACACTCGTTCTGGACGACAACGAGAGCATCGCTAAGGTCGTCTCCCCGAATCCCCCCAACATCCTGAAGGAGGGGGACATAATCTATGCCACCATCGACGATACGAGGAAGACCATGGCCACGGCCACGGCACTCGTGGCAGAGGGCAATAGGAGGGCCATAGCCAGCAGCACCGACGCCACCCTCCATGTATCCAAGATATCCCCCGACTACACCGACAACGTAGGCGACGAGGTGAGAAAGGGGGACCTCATACGCGCCCGCGTCATAAGCACCAAGCCTTCCCTTCAGCTCACCACCAAAGACGTACACCTCGGGGTCGTCCGCGCACAATGCGGCATGTGCAAGACCGAACTGGAGAGGAAAGGGAAGAACCTGTACTGCCCCAAGTGCAGGCGTTCGCAACCCAGGAAGCTGGCGGACGACTACGGGGACGTGAAGATATGA
- a CDS encoding METTL5 family protein, whose protein sequence is MNAVVHPLRVMRRKDLEIALEKVPRFEDPDPSLEQYPTPAAIAAEIVFDAYRRGDIAGMKVMDLGCGTGMFSMAAWLMGAGMVVGYDISEKALASARMCAECFGADIDFKLSDVKDVCEGADTVLMNPPFGSQRRNADRPFLDKAMESAERVYSIHMANTLDFLMGYTEEKGRRISSYKIYKYDIPHTFSFHTKTKQTVEIAAVLIE, encoded by the coding sequence ATGAATGCGGTCGTACATCCGCTCCGCGTGATGAGGAGAAAGGACCTCGAGATCGCTCTCGAGAAAGTGCCCAGATTCGAAGACCCAGATCCTTCCCTGGAACAGTATCCCACCCCTGCGGCCATAGCTGCGGAGATCGTCTTCGACGCCTACAGGAGAGGGGACATAGCCGGCATGAAGGTAATGGACCTCGGATGCGGCACGGGGATGTTCTCCATGGCCGCCTGGCTCATGGGTGCGGGAATGGTCGTGGGATACGACATCTCCGAGAAGGCCCTGGCCTCGGCAAGGATGTGTGCGGAATGTTTCGGAGCGGACATCGATTTCAAACTGTCTGACGTAAAGGATGTCTGCGAAGGTGCGGACACCGTCCTCATGAATCCGCCGTTCGGAAGCCAGAGACGCAACGCCGACCGTCCGTTCCTGGACAAGGCGATGGAATCCGCCGAGAGGGTCTACTCCATCCACATGGCCAACACCCTGGACTTCCTCATGGGATATACAGAAGAGAAGGGGAGGCGCATCTCTTCTTATAAAATATATAAGTACGATATCCCGCATACATTCTCATTCCATACGAAGACGAAACAAACGGTGGAGATAGCCGCCGTTCTTATAGAATGA
- the purH gene encoding bifunctional phosphoribosylaminoimidazolecarboxamide formyltransferase/IMP cyclohydrolase encodes MVKIKRAIISVSDKTGIVDFAKQLASMGVEIISTGGTYKLLNDSGVKVAEVSDVTGFPEMLDGRVKTLHPNIHAGLLARRDNPEHMKAIKEMKIKPIDMVVVNLYPFKQTVLKEGATFDDIVENIDIGGPSMIRAAAKNYKSVAVVTDPNQYEMVIGNMIAKDGELDEKILGRLMAQAFTVTANYDAMIAAKMNPILGKDMFPSSWPQPTEKMWDLRYGENPNQKAAYYADPFTTGVTIAKSKILHGKELSYNNIIDMDKAIDIVMDFERPTAVVMKHTNPCGLASDDTIAKAFRTAYDVDPLSAFGCVIALNRTCDVETAKMIHEYFVEVVVAPDFELGALEVLKLKKNIRLVETGMPMGPQYRVREMKTKRTQGGLLVQTDEDVPIDPKNLKVVTKRAPTEEEIHSLLFAWKLAKHVMSNAVVYVRGEHAVGIGAGQMSRVDSAKIASFKANEPTQGCVMASDAFFPFRDAVDAAAQAGITAIIQPGGSIRDQESIDAANEANIAMVFTGCRVFRHS; translated from the coding sequence CTGGTAAAGATCAAGAGAGCAATCATCAGCGTTTCTGACAAGACAGGCATAGTGGATTTCGCGAAACAGCTCGCTTCCATGGGAGTGGAGATAATCTCCACCGGCGGGACCTACAAGCTCCTGAACGACAGCGGAGTGAAGGTGGCGGAGGTCTCCGACGTGACCGGATTCCCCGAGATGCTGGACGGGCGTGTGAAGACCCTCCATCCCAACATCCATGCCGGGCTCCTCGCCCGCAGGGACAATCCCGAGCACATGAAGGCCATCAAGGAGATGAAGATCAAGCCGATAGACATGGTCGTCGTCAACCTCTATCCTTTCAAACAGACCGTTCTCAAGGAGGGCGCCACCTTCGACGACATCGTGGAGAACATCGACATCGGCGGCCCGTCCATGATCCGTGCGGCGGCCAAGAACTACAAGTCCGTCGCCGTCGTCACCGACCCGAACCAGTACGAGATGGTCATCGGGAACATGATCGCCAAGGACGGGGAACTCGACGAGAAGATCCTCGGCAGGCTCATGGCCCAGGCTTTCACGGTCACCGCCAACTATGATGCGATGATCGCCGCCAAGATGAACCCCATCCTCGGAAAGGACATGTTCCCCTCCTCCTGGCCCCAGCCTACGGAGAAGATGTGGGACCTCAGATACGGGGAGAACCCCAACCAGAAGGCCGCATATTATGCGGATCCGTTCACCACGGGCGTGACGATAGCCAAATCCAAGATCCTCCATGGGAAGGAACTTTCCTACAACAACATCATCGACATGGACAAGGCCATCGACATCGTCATGGATTTCGAGAGGCCCACCGCGGTCGTCATGAAGCATACGAACCCCTGCGGGCTGGCCAGTGACGATACGATCGCCAAGGCCTTCAGGACCGCCTACGATGTGGACCCCCTGTCGGCATTCGGCTGTGTCATCGCCCTCAACAGGACCTGTGACGTCGAGACCGCCAAGATGATCCACGAATATTTCGTGGAGGTCGTCGTCGCCCCCGATTTCGAGCTCGGTGCGCTCGAGGTCCTCAAGCTCAAGAAGAACATCCGCCTCGTCGAGACCGGCATGCCCATGGGGCCCCAGTACCGCGTAAGGGAGATGAAGACCAAGAGGACCCAGGGCGGACTCCTTGTCCAGACCGATGAGGACGTGCCAATCGACCCGAAGAACCTGAAGGTCGTCACCAAGCGTGCCCCGACGGAGGAAGAGATCCACTCCCTCCTGTTCGCATGGAAGCTGGCAAAGCACGTCATGTCCAATGCGGTGGTCTATGTCAGGGGAGAGCATGCCGTCGGTATCGGTGCAGGACAGATGAGCCGTGTCGATTCTGCGAAGATCGCCTCCTTCAAGGCCAACGAGCCCACCCAGGGATGTGTGATGGCTTCTGACGCATTCTTCCCGTTCAGGGACGCCGTCGATGCAGCCGCCCAGGCAGGCATCACCGCCATCATACAGCCCGGAGGAAGCATCAGGGACCAGGAGTCCATCGATGCGGCCAACGAGGCCAACATAGCGATGGTCTTCACCGGATGCCGTGTCTTCAGGCACAGCTGA
- the nadC gene encoding carboxylating nicotinate-nucleotide diphosphorylase — translation MRAPDLRPFLEEDVGSGDLTSQIFLPDRDGKAVITCESDSTVAGIDEAVTVFSIMGVKCQTFVEDGDRVKKGTVVIEASGPLRSLMTCERTALNFLMRMSGIAEMTRSISEKIHALDPDLRVAGSRKTTPGFRYFEKKAIALGGGWPHRMGLYDMVMVKDNHIAAAGGMDAIAAKIKDVPEGVPVEIEVLDHDEGIKAAKCGADIVMGDHFSPEEVKRLREDLRKINPDILVEASGNITPETAIEYAGCADIVSLGALTHSVKSTHFSMDVE, via the coding sequence ATGAGAGCCCCCGACCTGCGCCCGTTCCTCGAGGAGGATGTCGGAAGCGGCGATCTGACGTCGCAGATATTCCTCCCCGACAGGGACGGCAAAGCCGTCATCACCTGCGAATCCGACTCGACAGTGGCCGGGATCGACGAGGCGGTGACGGTGTTTTCGATCATGGGCGTAAAGTGCCAGACCTTCGTAGAAGACGGGGACAGGGTGAAGAAAGGGACGGTCGTCATAGAAGCTTCCGGCCCCCTTAGATCCCTGATGACATGCGAACGTACCGCTCTGAATTTCCTCATGAGGATGAGCGGGATCGCCGAGATGACCCGTTCCATATCCGAGAAGATACACGCCTTGGACCCCGACCTCAGAGTCGCCGGATCCAGGAAGACGACCCCCGGATTCAGGTATTTCGAGAAGAAGGCCATAGCGCTAGGCGGAGGATGGCCTCACCGTATGGGACTCTATGACATGGTCATGGTCAAGGACAACCACATAGCGGCCGCCGGCGGGATGGATGCCATAGCGGCAAAGATCAAAGATGTGCCGGAAGGGGTGCCTGTGGAGATCGAGGTATTGGACCACGATGAAGGCATAAAGGCCGCGAAGTGCGGTGCGGACATCGTCATGGGGGACCACTTCTCCCCGGAAGAGGTAAAACGCCTCAGAGAAGACCTCAGGAAGATCAATCCCGACATATTGGTGGAGGCCTCCGGCAACATAACCCCCGAGACCGCCATAGAATATGCGGGATGTGCGGACATCGTATCCCTCGGAGCACTGACACATTCCGTGAAATCGACCCATTTCTCGATGGACGTCGAGTAA
- a CDS encoding MBL fold metallo-hydrolase: MKMKFNFLGGADMVGRMAMTMEGDGKTMLMEYGVSPTKPPEYPLPVPGKIDHMFLTHSHLDHCGMVPAVCGKQNCELFTTPLSAEISELMMYDSLKIAKAEGYPIPYTQQDIERTMKHVVPLAFEDTIELGNIDVTLHSAGHVPGASMFEFKADSSTLYTGDIHTEDQKLVLGARSRDCKNLFIEGTYGGRNHPPKEDTINAFIAKIDEVIDRGGIVIIPCFAVGRTQEIMLLLKNLGYEMWVDGMGRSVTNLFLDYPEYIRNAKSLKAAKRTFNEIRNNASRKKAVEGQIIVTTGGMLDGGPVLTYLRTLKDNPKNAILLVGYQAEDTNGRMLMEQGCINLDGEVVKVACEVQKFDFSAHAGHDQIVQFIRECDPENVVIMHSETRELFLPDLEDYNVILPEPNVPFELDI; this comes from the coding sequence ATGAAAATGAAATTCAACTTCTTAGGCGGTGCCGACATGGTCGGACGCATGGCAATGACCATGGAAGGTGACGGAAAAACCATGCTTATGGAGTACGGGGTCAGTCCGACCAAACCTCCGGAGTACCCTCTTCCCGTTCCCGGAAAGATCGACCACATGTTCCTCACCCACAGCCACCTCGACCACTGTGGCATGGTGCCTGCGGTGTGCGGAAAACAGAACTGCGAGCTGTTCACCACACCCCTGAGTGCGGAGATCTCCGAGCTCATGATGTATGACAGCCTGAAGATCGCCAAGGCCGAGGGATACCCCATTCCATATACCCAGCAGGATATCGAGAGGACCATGAAGCACGTGGTGCCCCTGGCGTTCGAAGACACCATCGAGTTGGGAAACATCGACGTCACCCTCCACTCGGCAGGACATGTTCCCGGAGCATCGATGTTCGAGTTCAAAGCCGACAGCAGCACCCTGTACACCGGCGACATCCACACTGAGGACCAGAAGCTAGTCCTCGGGGCGAGGTCCCGCGATTGCAAGAACCTCTTCATAGAGGGAACCTACGGCGGCAGGAACCACCCTCCGAAGGAGGACACCATCAACGCATTCATCGCGAAGATCGACGAGGTCATCGACAGGGGAGGCATCGTCATCATCCCCTGCTTCGCAGTCGGAAGGACCCAGGAGATCATGCTCCTGCTGAAGAACCTCGGTTACGAAATGTGGGTGGACGGAATGGGAAGATCGGTCACCAACCTGTTCCTCGACTATCCCGAGTACATCAGGAACGCCAAGTCCCTGAAGGCGGCCAAGAGGACGTTCAACGAGATCAGGAACAACGCGTCCAGGAAGAAGGCCGTGGAAGGACAGATCATCGTCACCACCGGAGGAATGCTGGACGGAGGACCTGTACTCACCTACCTCAGGACCCTCAAGGACAACCCGAAGAACGCCATCCTCCTCGTAGGGTACCAGGCCGAGGATACCAACGGAAGGATGCTCATGGAGCAGGGCTGCATCAACCTCGACGGCGAGGTCGTCAAGGTGGCCTGCGAGGTGCAGAAGTTCGACTTCTCCGCCCATGCGGGACACGACCAGATCGTCCAGTTCATCAGGGAATGCGACCCGGAGAACGTCGTCATCATGCACTCCGAGACCAGGGAACTGTTCCTCCCCGATCTGGAAGACTACAATGTCATCCTGCCGGAGCCCAACGTCCCGTTCGAGCTGGACATATGA
- a CDS encoding transcription factor S, translated as MFCPECGSMMFPKDGKYKCASCGHEEDVSGKAQVYKTDSQNKEMTIISENDATLPKTRITCPECGHTEAYYVIRQTRAADEPETMFYRCCKCNHTWRQN; from the coding sequence TTGTTTTGCCCTGAATGCGGCTCAATGATGTTCCCGAAAGACGGAAAGTACAAGTGCGCTAGCTGCGGCCATGAAGAGGATGTAAGCGGAAAGGCGCAGGTCTACAAGACCGATTCTCAGAACAAGGAGATGACCATCATCTCCGAGAACGATGCTACTCTTCCGAAGACCCGCATCACGTGCCCTGAGTGTGGACATACGGAAGCATACTATGTCATCAGGCAGACCCGCGCCGCGGATGAGCCTGAGACCATGTTCTACCGTTGCTGCAAGTGCAACCATACCTGGAGACAGAACTGA
- a CDS encoding DNA polymerase sliding clamp — translation MFKAEIKSDTLKGIVYIVSTLVDEVKFTIHPDSLSLKAIDPAHVAMLDITVSKDAFENYSADETEIGLDLDKVKSVLKLAGPGDSIILEHDPDQGRLTFRIGNITRRMSLVDTSSMNDPKVPQIELATDVKVKIDHLKKGISAAESISDHISLEADPEGFELACEGDTDLASLRLPASDLEGLKSEGKVSSLYPLDYFSNIVKVIPAGTVVDIQLDNDYPVKILFALAEGKADVVYFLAPRIESD, via the coding sequence ATGTTCAAGGCAGAGATAAAATCGGATACCCTGAAGGGTATTGTCTACATCGTTTCGACGTTGGTAGACGAAGTGAAATTCACGATACACCCGGACTCGCTTTCCCTGAAGGCAATCGATCCGGCACATGTCGCCATGCTCGACATAACCGTGAGCAAGGATGCTTTCGAGAACTACTCTGCCGACGAGACCGAGATCGGGCTCGACCTCGACAAGGTGAAGTCCGTTCTCAAACTGGCAGGTCCCGGGGACAGCATAATCCTGGAGCACGACCCCGACCAGGGAAGGCTCACCTTCAGGATCGGTAACATAACCAGGCGCATGAGCCTGGTGGACACCAGCAGCATGAACGACCCCAAGGTCCCCCAGATCGAACTCGCCACCGACGTCAAGGTGAAGATCGACCACCTCAAGAAAGGGATCAGCGCGGCGGAGTCCATCTCCGACCACATCTCTCTCGAGGCGGATCCGGAGGGATTCGAGCTGGCCTGCGAAGGGGACACCGACCTTGCAAGCCTCAGACTCCCGGCATCCGACCTGGAAGGTCTGAAATCCGAGGGTAAGGTCAGCAGCCTCTACCCCCTCGATTACTTCTCCAACATCGTAAAGGTGATCCCTGCGGGAACCGTCGTGGACATCCAGTTGGATAATGACTATCCTGTGAAGATCCTGTTTGCGTTGGCTGAAGGCAAGGCGGACGTCGTCTACTTCCTGGCGCCCAGGATCGAGAGCGACTGA
- a CDS encoding transketolase: MSDISVGEIQNIANRLRLDVVEMTTAAGSGHPGGSLSSADLLATLYFRIMNIDPADPYMEDRDRFVLSKGHAAPILYATLAERGYFPTDELKTLRQLGSRLQGHPAYREVPGVEVTTGSLGQGLSMACGMALAGKMDSKDYRVYCLMGDGELQEGQNWEAAMFAHRYGLNNLIGFVDRNRLQICGNTEEVMSLDPLPEKFRAFGWNVIIIDGHNIRQIIDACDKAARSKKNPTVIIMNTIKGKGVSFMENNVDFHGRSCKPDEYAKAVEELKAVIQ, encoded by the coding sequence ATGAGCGACATAAGCGTCGGCGAGATCCAGAACATCGCGAACAGACTCAGACTCGATGTCGTGGAGATGACGACCGCGGCAGGGTCCGGGCACCCCGGAGGGTCCCTTTCCTCAGCGGACCTTCTGGCAACCCTCTACTTCCGCATCATGAACATCGACCCTGCCGACCCATACATGGAGGACAGGGACAGGTTCGTACTTTCCAAGGGGCATGCGGCCCCGATCCTATATGCGACACTCGCAGAAAGGGGATATTTCCCTACGGACGAACTCAAGACCCTCAGGCAGCTCGGTTCCCGGTTGCAGGGACATCCCGCCTACCGCGAGGTGCCCGGCGTCGAGGTCACGACCGGATCCCTCGGACAGGGTCTCAGCATGGCCTGCGGAATGGCATTGGCCGGAAAGATGGATTCCAAGGACTACCGCGTCTACTGTCTCATGGGGGACGGGGAGCTGCAGGAGGGGCAGAACTGGGAGGCGGCGATGTTCGCCCACAGGTACGGCCTCAACAACCTGATAGGTTTCGTGGACCGCAACCGTCTGCAGATCTGCGGGAACACGGAGGAGGTCATGTCGCTCGACCCTCTGCCGGAGAAGTTCAGAGCCTTTGGATGGAACGTCATCATAATCGATGGCCACAACATCCGTCAGATCATCGACGCCTGCGACAAGGCGGCGAGGTCCAAGAAGAATCCCACGGTGATCATCATGAACACCATCAAAGGGAAGGGCGTATCCTTCATGGAGAACAACGTGGACTTCCATGGAAGGTCTTGCAAGCCCGACGAGTATGCGAAGGCGGTAGAGGAGCTCAAGGCGGTGATACAGTGA
- a CDS encoding transketolase family protein translates to MTGEKLAQRSYYGKALADLAEKDKNVVVLDADLAGSTKTGNFKKVAPERFVEVGIAEANMIGVAAGLAVSGKTAFASTFGVFASGRCWEQIRMAVAYPKLNVKIVATHCGLSVGPDGATHQALEDISVMRSLPNMTVVVPCDAYEAYAATMALAEMKGPAYMRMGRSEFPVIMSQDCKFQIGKATVMREGDDVSIIACGQMVGAALEAAETLASEGISAEVVNMSTIKPLDEEAVKATASKTGAVVTVEEHSIIGGLGSAVAEFLSENLPTPLVRVGTRDTFGESGDADELLKKYGLTASDLVAAAKNAINKKR, encoded by the coding sequence GTGACAGGCGAGAAACTCGCACAGCGCTCGTACTACGGGAAGGCACTGGCCGATCTGGCGGAGAAGGACAAGAACGTCGTCGTCCTGGATGCCGACCTTGCAGGATCCACCAAGACAGGCAATTTCAAGAAGGTCGCCCCCGAGAGGTTCGTCGAGGTCGGTATCGCGGAAGCCAACATGATCGGGGTGGCCGCAGGCCTCGCCGTATCCGGCAAGACCGCATTCGCCTCCACCTTCGGAGTGTTCGCCAGCGGAAGGTGTTGGGAGCAGATCAGGATGGCAGTGGCCTATCCCAAGCTGAACGTCAAGATCGTTGCCACCCACTGCGGACTGTCCGTAGGTCCCGACGGGGCCACCCATCAGGCGTTGGAGGACATCTCCGTAATGAGGTCGCTTCCCAACATGACCGTCGTCGTTCCCTGCGACGCCTATGAGGCCTATGCCGCCACCATGGCGCTGGCCGAGATGAAAGGTCCGGCATACATGAGGATGGGTCGTTCCGAGTTCCCCGTCATCATGTCCCAGGATTGCAAGTTCCAGATCGGGAAGGCCACCGTCATGAGGGAAGGCGATGACGTTTCGATCATAGCCTGCGGGCAGATGGTCGGTGCGGCCCTCGAGGCGGCGGAGACACTCGCCTCGGAAGGGATAAGCGCCGAGGTGGTCAACATGTCCACCATCAAACCTCTCGACGAGGAGGCGGTAAAGGCCACCGCATCCAAGACCGGTGCGGTAGTCACCGTGGAGGAGCACAGCATCATAGGAGGTCTGGGTTCCGCGGTAGCGGAATTCCTCTCCGAGAATCTTCCGACGCCCCTCGTCAGGGTCGGGACCCGTGACACGTTCGGTGAATCCGGGGATGCGGACGAACTGCTCAAGAAATACGGTCTTACAGCCTCCGACCTGGTGGCTGCGGCCAAGAACGCTATCAACAAGAAGAGATGA